TGGTAGAACAGCGGCAGCAGCACCATCGGCCCGAAGATCGAGGCGCCGGCTACCGCCATCAGCCCTGCGGCCAGGGCGAACGAGGAGTTGGCGAACAGTCGGAGCTCCACCGGGGCACGGCTGCTCCTGCGCGTGTACATGACATAGGACCCGAGTAGCGCAGCGCCGACGGCAATCGGAACCCATGCTGACGGCGTCCCGGCCGACACGGTGATCCGGGTGCAGCCATACAGCAGCATCGCCAGTCCCGGGCAGAGGAGGAGAAGTCCGCGCACGTCGAGCGGACGCCGTTCGGCGGACACTCGTTCCGGGATTCCCCGCCCGGACAGGGCGAGGGCGGCGACGCTGAACGGGATGCTGATCCAGAACACCCATCGCCATCCGGGGCCGTCCACGAGGAGCCCGCCCAGCAGCGGACCGGCCAGCGGTGCGAGCTGGCCCGGAACGGCTACCAGCGCCATCACCCGGCCCAGGCGGCGGGGCCCCGCGGCTGTCGCGAGGATCGTCTGCAGTAAGGGCAGGATCAGACCGCCGCCCACTCCTTGGAGGACACGAACTGTTGACGAGGCTCGTGGCCGACCACGCTGCGCCGCACAGCAATGAGGCGAGCGTGAACACCAGCAGGCTGAGTCTCCACAGCGGACCGGCGCCGAGGCGGCCGAGCGCCCACGGCATGGTCGGGACGACGACGGCCAGGGTGAGGAGGTAGGCGGTTGCCACCCACTGGATCTGTGCGGTGTCGGCCCCCAGTGCGGCTCGGGCGTCGTCCAGGGGCGACTCCCACGATGGTGGTGTTGAGCAGGGACGCCAGGCCGCCGACCATGAGGATCGCGGCCAGGCGGAGCAGGCTCGGGTCCAGTCGGTCGGAGTTTTTCGTTGGCATGCCATCAGTATGCGCGCTACTCTGTTGGTATGCCAACAAACAAGAGTGCAGGGCGACATCAGGAGCCGCACCCGGGAATCGAGGTTGACGAGGCCCCCCTGGGTTCCCTGCTGCTCCAAGCGGTGCGGGCCCACGCCGCGCTGGCCACCTCCCTCCTGGCCGAGCTCGGGCTGGCCGCGCCGCAGGAGGTGGTCCTGCTCTATCTCCAGGACCACGGCGGCGTCCCGCAGTCCGAACTCGTCCGATTCCTGGGGCGGGACCGCTCCACCGTGACCGCCACCCTGCAGACCCTGGAGCGCGCCGCTCTGGTCGAGCGGACACCGTCGCAGACCGACCGGCGTGCCATGGACGTCGACCTCACCGAGGCGGGGCGCGCGCTGTGCCCCCGAATCCGCGCCGCATGGGCCGAACTGGAAAGGCTCGCCTTCGAGTACGTGGCCCCGCGGCAACGCGCCGAGCTCACCTCGGCTCTCGGGGCCGTCCGCGACGCCGCACGAACCCACGCCGCAGAGAAAGGGGCCCCCTCGTGACTACCCGCCCGCTCCGCCTGGCGCTCATCGTCGCCAGCACGCGCCAAGGCCGCTTCGGCGAGGCCGTCGGCCGGTGGGCCGCCTGCCTCGCGCGCGACCGGCCCGAGTACGCGATCGACGTCATCGACCTGGCCGACCTCGCCCTGCCCGCCGATCTCAGCGGCTCGGCCGACGTCCGGGACTTCGCCGAACGCATCGGCGCCGCCGACGCCTTCCTCATCGTCACCTGCGAGTACAACCACGGCTATCCGGCATCCCTGAAACTCGCCGTCGACAGCGTCCGCGAGGAGTGGGCGGCCAAGCCCGTGGGCTTCGTCTGCTACGGCGGAGTCGCCGGCGGTCTGCGCGCAGTCGAGCAGCTGCGCCAGATATTCGCCGAGCTGCACGCCGTCACCATGCGCGACACCGTCAGCTTCCACTTTCCCCACACGCGCATCGCACCCGATGGACGCGTCGACGACCCGGCCATCGCCGAGAGCGCCGAAACCGCCGCACGAACCCTGTTCGACCGACTGGCCTGGTGGGGGACAGCGCTCCGCGACGCCCGCAGCGCCCTCCCCTACGCCCCAGTCACGTAATCGCCGATGACCACGAGACCTCATCAGGAGCGACGTCCCATGCCGACCGCCATCGGGTTCTCCCGCTTCGGAGCCCCGGAAGTCCTCCACCCCGTCCGGATCGAGACACCGCGCCCCGGTCCCGGCCAGGCGCTTGTGCGCGTCCGTGCCGCCGGAGTGAACCCGGTCGACTGCAAGATCCGACGCGGCGACTTCGCCGACACCGGACCCCGGCACTTCCCGCACCGCCTCGGAAACGAGTTCGCCGGGACCGTAGTCGCACTGGGCCCCGACAATCCCGCCGAGAGCACCGTCGCCGTCGGTACCGACGTGCTGGGTTCGGCCTCAGCGCAGGCCTACACCGAAAGCCTCGCCGTCGACATCGCCGGACTGGCCGTCAAACCGCCATCGCTGCCCTGGGAGATGGCTGCCGGACTGCCGGCCGCCGGACAGACCGCCCGCACCGCCCTGTCCCGACTGAACGTGGGCGCCGGCGACGTCGTCCTCGTGCACGCCGCCGCGGGCGGCGTCGGCACCATGGCCGTGCAACTCGCGGGCGAACTGGGGGCACGGGTGATCGGGACCGCCGGCGAAGCCAACCACGCCTATCTGCGCGGTCTCGGAGCGACTCCGGTCAGCTACGGGCCAGGACTGACCGAACGCGTGCGCACCGTGGCACCGGGAGGCGTCGACGCGGCCCTGGACCTGGTCGGCGGCGAAGCCGTCACCACCAGCCTCGCCCTCGTCGGGGAACGGCGCCGCATCGGTACCACCGTCGACCAGCACGCGGTCGAGGAGTACGGCGTGCAGCGGATGGGCGGCCGATCCTACGCTGCCCTGCACGAGGTCGCCGATCTGGCCGCCGCCGATCGCCTGACCTTGCCCGTACGCACGTTCCCACTGGGTGAGGCTGCTTCCGCGCACCGCGCCGTTGAGACCGGGCACGTTCGGGGCAAGGTCGTCCTTTCGGTCTAGGCTCTGTCTAAGAAGGTGTCGTCGCGAGGCCGCGCAGCCAGATGTCGATCACCGCGACCTGGACCGTGGCCGCTTTCGCGGTGGGTGTCGCACAGGCGTTCCAAGTCAACGGGCCACTGGTGGTCCCAGGCGCCGAAGTGCGGGCCCATGGAGGCGTGCACCCCCGGATACCGGGGTCGGCGAGTGCGCGGATCGCCGCGTCGGAGTGGGCGGACGTGCGCGAGTTGTGCGAGAAGTCCGGCATCGTGGTGATCCCGGCGTCCAGCGCGGCGAGCGCCGCGAGCCGGGTGCCCGCGTACATGTCGTGGGGCGTGTATCGGGGGGGGCGACGCGCCCGGACGTGTCGACCGCCTCCGCCCGGCCGCGCGTCGACGTTCGCCTGCGCATGCTGCTCGACTCTTGGCCGGACACCCCGGCGATGATCATCGACCGGCGCCTGGACCTCCTGGCCACCGACGCCCTGGCGGACGCGCTGTACGCCGACTTCGCCGAGGCCGACAACCTGGTGCGGATGATCTTTCTGGACCCGTCGGGAGAGGTCTTCTTCGTCGACTGGCAGCGCACCGCGCGGGCGTGCGTGGCCAACCTGCGTCTGGCGCTCGGGCACGATCCGCACGACCGCAGGGTGCACGAACTCGTGGAAGGGGCGGACCGGGGCAGTCCCCGGTTCCGCGCCCTGATGTGGTTCCCAGGAGGCTGAAAACGGCCGATGGGTGTCGTTATCACCGGTCTCGTCGTCGGGGAGAGCCGGGCATCGGAGCGCTATGGCGTCTGTTCCACGTCCGGCCGCCAACGAATCTGGGGATCTCGATGCTGTCGTGCAACTCCTGGTGGTCGGCAGGCGTGTTGGTCGGGTCAGCGGCTGGAACGCGCGGCGGTCGTCCACATGCCGCCGGGCTGCTGGGCGTGGTGGGTGACCGAGAAGCCGGCTGACTCAAGCCGTTTGACGAGATCGTCGGGCGCGATCCGCAGCTTGGGGTAGCTGCTCTTGTGGAGTTGCCACCCTGTGGGGGTTCGGGTGTAGACGAGGTCGTTGACGGTCACCCTGTCTGGACTGTCGTAGTCCAACGCGCACAGCATGATCCGATCGGAGTCGCTGCGAACTGGCAGGAACCGATCGACTCCCTCCAGGGGCTGGGTCAAGTCGCGATAGGTCAGCACGAGCGTGCCTTCCGCAGCCAGAGACGCCGCAGCGCGGGCGAGCAGGACGTCCACCGCGTTGTGGTCGGGCAGATGAAGGAGGGTGTCCCGCATGCACACGATGGCGTCGATCGACCGCTGCCCAGCTACCTCGGGAAGGGCGTCGACGAGGTCCGCCTGCAGCGTCTGCACGGCGGGGCGTGAGGATGCGTGTTGGGCGAGCTCGGCGAGAAGCTCTTGGCTCGTGTCGACTCCTACGACGGTCGCGAAGCCCATGTCCGCCAAGGCCAGCGTCTGAGGCCCGGGCCCGCATCCCAGGTCCACGGCGACCGAGTTTCGTGAGGATCCGGGCGCAGCGATGCTCAGTCCTTCCAGAGCCAAGCGGTCCTGGGTCGCGACCTGCTCGACGTCGCCACCGAGCATCCAGCTGTAGTGGTGAGCCAGGAGGTCGCGGTAGTGCGCGGATTGATCTGTCATCCCGCCAACGTATCGAGTGGTATCAGCACTCTCGCAGTCCAGGTCAGCATGTCCACAGGGCCCCCATTGAGACACCCGCCGGCTGGCTATCGCTAACGCGCACCACATCCGTGAGCAGCCGCACCGGTGACCAGGACCGTCTCAGATACCCAGTACGGTGAAAATCGCACTGAGGGGTGGCCGAACGTTGCACTGCCCATCATGTTCGCCACCCTGATCGGCTACGCCCGCTGCTCCACGGGGTGCTGGTAAGGAGCGTGTCACCAGGTGCCGACTAACCCGCGAGTAGCCCTGACGACAGGGAGCCCCCATCGCTATGAGCCCTGCAGAGTCAGGGGTCTGTAGTGTGTCTCAACGGAGCGCGACTCCTCCGCGGTGCGGCCTGGACAGCCAGGACCCGCGAGGCGTTGCGCTTCGGCATGGGACGGATTTCGCAGTAGAAGGAGGAATCTACGTGGACGTGGAGCCGTTCGTGCGCCGCATCACTGACGGGTCATGGAGCGTCTGGGACGACGAGCGGAACGGCCGGGTGTCGTTCACCTCGGCGGTCGGCGACAGTACGCCCTCGGATTCCCTGACCGCGGGGTTTGCGCGCATGCCGCCCGGAGGATGGCTCGGTCGGCACAGCCACGCAGCGACCGAGATGTATCACGTCCTCGCCGGGCAGGGCGTGGTGCACGTGGACGGCCGCGAAGAACCCGTCGCCTCGGGCAGCGTCGTCTTCATCCCCTCGCATTGCGTGCACGGCCTCCACAACACCGGAGAAGGCGACCTCGAGTTCGTCTACGTCTACGCTGCCGACTCGGTCGCCGACGAGCGCCTCCGGTACACCTATCCAGATGACACCGACGCCGCCCCCTGATCTGAACCGCCGTCGGGTCTGGCGGGGCCGGCCTACACAGCGCGGCGCCTCCAGCCGCCCCGACCTCAAGGCCTGCCTGGCCTGCCTGCGTCCCGACGACACCCGTAGTCCCCGCCCTGGACCGGCTGGCCCGCTCGCCGCAGGACCTGATCAGCCTGGTCGGCGACCTGCGCCGCGAGGACATCGGGTTCCGCTCCCTGCACGAGGCCCTGGACACCACCACCCCCGGCGGCCGCCTGGTCGTCCACGTCTTCGCCGCCCTGGCCGAGTTCATCCGCGAGCTGATCGTGGAGGGCATCCACGAGGGCTTGGAGGCCGCCCGCGCCGCCGGAAAGCGCCTCGGACGGCCTCCCGCGATGAATGAGGAGCAGGTGCGCCACGTCCGCGACCTGCTCTCCCGCCCCGAGAACAGCCTCGCCGCGATCGCCCGCCTGCTCGGGGTGGTCCCGCTCGACCCTGTACAAGCACGTGCCCGAGCTCTCCGGCAGCCGGGCCCCGCCGCCATCGAGGAGGCCCGGTGAGGCGCCTTGGGTCCTCACTCCACTTCCCTGTCCGGGGCCTGCTCCTGCTCGCCGCTCCGGCGTAGCAGGACGGCTATGGCCCTCTCGCGGCGGGCCGGATCGCGCGACCACACGGCCGGAACGGCCACCAGCAGGACCATCAGCAGCATCGGCAGCGCCCCCAGCGCGGCTGCGGCCAGTTCGACGGCGGTGCCCATCGCCTTGCACCACCCCCTCGGTGGCGGCCGGAACGCGCTGATGGCCGCAACCGCAGGCGGATAGGCCCTGACAGCCCGCGTCGACCTCCTGCGGATGCGCACCTGCGAGGGCATGGCCGTGGCCAAGACGAACGGCGAGCTCTCACAAAAACAGCAGGCCGAGCTCCGGGGGCTGCACACCAGCGGGGACGACACGATCGCCGACCTCACCGAACTGTTCTCCGTGTCCCGGCCCACCGTGTACCGCACACTCCAGCGCAACAGCGGCGTATGACACGTTCCGGCACCCCGCACGTCCAGGGCCAAGCGCGAACGAGGGACCTATGAGCAGCACGTACTACTTGCCACGGCCCCTTTCCGGCGTATCCGCGGTCCCCACCCCTTCAACGCCTGCGGTCGCGAGACACGCACGTTCTCTCCCAGCACACCAGCGAGCGGCTGTCCACCCGGCTCGTCCGCCACGACCGGCTGCGGAAAATCGTGAACCGGCCGCTCATCCGGCACAGCGGTTTGTGTGAGATGACCGCTGATCATCGCACGGACGGATCTGAGACGACGGCGACGACCACGTGGATCGCGTGAGACCCAGCATGCCCGGGTGCACGAGTCGAGTGGGAAAGTCAGCGGCTACGCACGCTCGGGCTGGGACGCGCACGGGCTGAGCGTGCGTACCGCGCCGGCATTCACGGCGCTGACCCGGGCCCGATCGGTCGACAGCTACGGGCGCCCGGCCCCGTAGTTCCGTTTGCGGCCCAGGGGAACCCGGTCGACACGCCCCACACCCCTGGCTTCCGATAAGGCCCGCTTATCGGAAGCCAGGATTTGAGGGTGTTTTCGTTTTCTGTATCGTATTAACGTCGCAAACCAACGAAACAAAACAAGCAAACGAAATGTGCGCCGCGCACCTCCGATCGCCCCTCCACGACCCGGGGCCGGACGGGCACCCTCGACGCGACCGCAGGACCTCCCCGGCGTCGGTCACGGTGACCACGGCGACGTGGTCGGCGCGGGTGGCCCCGGTCCGGGGCGGTCTGGTCGGGCCGGTGGCCGGCGCCCTGGACCATGACGATGCGGGAAAGCCGCAGGGGCGGAAAGGAACAGTGCTGCAAACCCGCCTCATGGCCGACCGGCGAGTCGGGGCGGATCCCGTCGGAACGGGACGATCATCCGGTGAGGTCCAGAACGAATCGGTGGCGTACGTCGTTGCGAGCGAGGCGGTCCAAAGCCTCGTCGAGACGGTCGGGTGTGACCCTCTCGACGTCGGCGGTGATGCCGTGCTCGGCGCACAGGTCGAGCATCTCCTGGGTTTCCGGGACTCCACCGCTGCCGGATCCGGCGAGGCTCTTGGCCCCGGGGATCAGGCTCATCGGGTCGACACGCAGCGCCTCGGGCGTAATCCCGACCAGGCAGAGAGTGCCGTCGATGCCGAGCGTGTCGAAGTAGGGGCCGAGTTCGTGCGGCGCGCCGACGGTGTCGAGGATGAAGTCGAACCGGCCGGTCTGGGCCGCCATCTGGGAAGCGTCGGTGGACACGACGGCATCCTCGGCGCCGAGGGCCAGCGCGGTCTCGGCCTTGCCGGGCGAGGTGGTGAAAACGCTGACTTCGGCACCCAGCGCCCGGGCCAGTTTCACCCCGACGTGCCCCAGACCGCCGAGACCGACCACCCCCACGGCCGTCCCCTGCCCGACGCCCCGGCGCCGCAGCGGCGAGTAGGTGGTCACGCCCGCACACATCAGTGGCGCCACCTCGGCCGGGTCGAGCCCCTCGGGCAGTCGGTAGACGAAGTGCTCGTCGAGCACATACTCCGACGAATAGCCGCCCTGCGTGGTGTTGCCGGACCCGTCCGATCCGCCGTAGGTCAACGTCACCTGGGCGCACCAGTTCTCCCGTCCCGCCCGGCAGGCCGCGCATCGCCCGCACGAGCCGACGATGTTGCCGACCGCCACCTGGTCACCGATCGAGAATCGCGAGACCCCCGACCCGACCTCAGTGATCTCGCCGACGATTTCATGCCCGGGCACCAGCGGGAACGCCGTCGGACCACCACCACGGACCGCGTCCAGATCACTGCCGCAGATTCCGCAGTGGTGGATCCGTACGGCCACATCGCGGTCACCGACATCGCGTCGGGCGAAGTCCCAAGGCCGGAGCGCTGCCCCCGGCTCGCCGGCGGCCCATCCACGCGTCATGCGCATCGCGTTCCTCCACAACCATGCCGGTCGTCAACTCGACGACCAAAAACAAACTAGTTAGTTACTACCGCGGCCGAGAGTAGTCGAC
The genomic region above belongs to Streptomonospora salina and contains:
- a CDS encoding class I SAM-dependent methyltransferase, which produces MTDQSAHYRDLLAHHYSWMLGGDVEQVATQDRLALEGLSIAAPGSSRNSVAVDLGCGPGPQTLALADMGFATVVGVDTSQELLAELAQHASSRPAVQTLQADLVDALPEVAGQRSIDAIVCMRDTLLHLPDHNAVDVLLARAAASLAAEGTLVLTYRDLTQPLEGVDRFLPVRSDSDRIMLCALDYDSPDRVTVNDLVYTRTPTGWQLHKSSYPKLRIAPDDLVKRLESAGFSVTHHAQQPGGMWTTAARSSR
- a CDS encoding helix-turn-helix domain-containing protein; protein product: MRTCEGMAVAKTNGELSQKQQAELRGLHTSGDDTIADLTELFSVSRPTVYRTLQRNSGV
- a CDS encoding cupin domain-containing protein, with the translated sequence MDVEPFVRRITDGSWSVWDDERNGRVSFTSAVGDSTPSDSLTAGFARMPPGGWLGRHSHAATEMYHVLAGQGVVHVDGREEPVASGSVVFIPSHCVHGLHNTGEGDLEFVYVYAADSVADERLRYTYPDDTDAAP
- a CDS encoding MmyB family transcriptional regulator; amino-acid sequence: MSTASARPRVDVRLRMLLDSWPDTPAMIIDRRLDLLATDALADALYADFAEADNLVRMIFLDPSGEVFFVDWQRTARACVANLRLALGHDPHDRRVHELVEGADRGSPRFRALMWFPGG
- a CDS encoding NAD(P)-dependent alcohol dehydrogenase; translation: MRMTRGWAAGEPGAALRPWDFARRDVGDRDVAVRIHHCGICGSDLDAVRGGGPTAFPLVPGHEIVGEITEVGSGVSRFSIGDQVAVGNIVGSCGRCAACRAGRENWCAQVTLTYGGSDGSGNTTQGGYSSEYVLDEHFVYRLPEGLDPAEVAPLMCAGVTTYSPLRRRGVGQGTAVGVVGLGGLGHVGVKLARALGAEVSVFTTSPGKAETALALGAEDAVVSTDASQMAAQTGRFDFILDTVGAPHELGPYFDTLGIDGTLCLVGITPEALRVDPMSLIPGAKSLAGSGSGGVPETQEMLDLCAEHGITADVERVTPDRLDEALDRLARNDVRHRFVLDLTG
- a CDS encoding MarR family winged helix-turn-helix transcriptional regulator codes for the protein MPTNKSAGRHQEPHPGIEVDEAPLGSLLLQAVRAHAALATSLLAELGLAAPQEVVLLYLQDHGGVPQSELVRFLGRDRSTVTATLQTLERAALVERTPSQTDRRAMDVDLTEAGRALCPRIRAAWAELERLAFEYVAPRQRAELTSALGAVRDAARTHAAEKGAPS
- a CDS encoding NADPH-dependent FMN reductase, coding for MTTRPLRLALIVASTRQGRFGEAVGRWAACLARDRPEYAIDVIDLADLALPADLSGSADVRDFAERIGAADAFLIVTCEYNHGYPASLKLAVDSVREEWAAKPVGFVCYGGVAGGLRAVEQLRQIFAELHAVTMRDTVSFHFPHTRIAPDGRVDDPAIAESAETAARTLFDRLAWWGTALRDARSALPYAPVT
- a CDS encoding NADP-dependent oxidoreductase — its product is MPTAIGFSRFGAPEVLHPVRIETPRPGPGQALVRVRAAGVNPVDCKIRRGDFADTGPRHFPHRLGNEFAGTVVALGPDNPAESTVAVGTDVLGSASAQAYTESLAVDIAGLAVKPPSLPWEMAAGLPAAGQTARTALSRLNVGAGDVVLVHAAAGGVGTMAVQLAGELGARVIGTAGEANHAYLRGLGATPVSYGPGLTERVRTVAPGGVDAALDLVGGEAVTTSLALVGERRRIGTTVDQHAVEEYGVQRMGGRSYAALHEVADLAAADRLTLPVRTFPLGEAASAHRAVETGHVRGKVVLSV